The following coding sequences lie in one Streptomyces xiamenensis genomic window:
- the xylA gene encoding xylose isomerase: MSYQPTPDDRFTFGLWTVGWRGNDPFGDATRPALDPVESVHRLAELGAHGVTFHDNDLIPFDATEAERDAIIKRFKAALEATGMKVPMATTNLFTHPVFKDGGFTANDRDVRRYALRKTIRNIDLAVELGAQTYVAWGGREGAESGGAKDVRDALDRMKEAFDLLGDYVTEQGYDLRFAIEPKPNEPRGDILLPTVGHALAFIERLERPELFGVNPEVGHEQMAGLNFPHGIAQALWAGKLYHIDLNGQHGTRYDQDLRFGAGDTRAAFWLVDLLERSDYTGPRHFDFKPPRTEDISGVWASAAGCMRNYLILKDRAAAFRADPEVAEALRASRLDELARPTLEPGETAAALLADKSAFEEFDATAAAERGMAFEALDQLAMDHLLGVRG, from the coding sequence ATGTCTTACCAGCCCACCCCCGACGACAGGTTCACCTTCGGTCTGTGGACCGTCGGCTGGCGCGGCAACGACCCGTTCGGTGACGCCACCCGCCCCGCCCTGGACCCGGTCGAGTCCGTCCACCGGCTCGCCGAGCTGGGCGCGCACGGCGTGACCTTCCACGACAACGACCTCATCCCCTTCGACGCCACCGAGGCCGAGCGCGACGCCATCATCAAGCGCTTCAAGGCCGCCCTGGAAGCCACCGGGATGAAGGTCCCGATGGCCACCACCAACCTCTTCACCCACCCCGTCTTCAAGGACGGCGGCTTCACGGCCAACGACCGCGACGTGCGCCGCTACGCCCTGCGCAAGACCATCCGCAACATCGACCTCGCCGTCGAACTGGGCGCCCAGACCTACGTCGCCTGGGGCGGCCGGGAGGGTGCCGAGTCCGGCGGGGCCAAGGACGTCCGCGACGCCCTGGACCGGATGAAGGAGGCCTTCGACCTGCTCGGCGACTACGTCACCGAGCAGGGCTACGACCTGCGATTCGCCATCGAGCCCAAGCCCAACGAGCCGCGCGGCGACATCCTGCTGCCCACCGTCGGCCACGCCCTCGCGTTCATCGAGCGCCTGGAGCGACCCGAGCTGTTCGGCGTCAACCCCGAGGTCGGCCACGAGCAGATGGCCGGCCTCAACTTCCCGCACGGCATCGCCCAGGCGCTGTGGGCGGGCAAGCTCTACCACATCGACCTCAACGGCCAGCACGGCACCAGGTACGACCAGGACCTGCGGTTCGGCGCCGGCGACACCCGCGCCGCGTTCTGGCTCGTCGACCTGCTGGAGCGGTCCGACTACACCGGCCCGCGGCACTTCGACTTCAAGCCGCCGCGCACCGAGGACATCTCCGGGGTGTGGGCCTCGGCCGCCGGCTGCATGCGCAACTACCTGATCCTCAAGGACCGGGCCGCCGCCTTCCGCGCCGACCCGGAGGTCGCCGAGGCGCTGCGTGCCTCCCGCCTGGACGAGCTGGCCAGGCCCACGCTGGAGCCGGGGGAGACCGCCGCCGCGCTGCTGGCCGACAAGAGCGCCTTCGAGGAGTTCGACGCGACCGCCGCCGCCGAGCGCGGCATGGCGTTCGAGGCCCTGGACCAGCTGGCGATGGACCACCTGCTGGGCGTCCGCGGCTGA
- the xylB gene encoding xylulokinase produces the protein MAAPDGPLVVGVDSSTQSTKALVVDAATGTVVARGQAPHVVTAEGDSDPEQWWQALGEALDQCGPVVREAAAVSVAGQQHGLVTLDADGLPVRNALLWNDTRSAPQRDRLVEELGGAAWWAERTGSVPATSFTATKWAWLREHEPRAAAATRAVRLPHDYLTGRLTGQGVSGGTTDRGDASGSGWWSSASESYDAEILAHIGLDPAALPRVVAAGEPAGTVRSGLPLPEGILVAGGTGDNMAGALGLGLAPGQPVLSLGTSGTVYAVSERRPADGSGVVAGFADAGRHWLPLACTLNCTVAVDRFAALLGREREEVESGGEAVVLPFLDGERTPDLPYASGLLTGLRHDTSGGQVLQAAYDGAVFALLEALDRVLDEDADPAAPILLIGGGARGVAWRETVRRLSGRPVVVPRAQELVALGAAAQAAGLLLGREAAAVAREWDTAQGPAYAAVERDEAALERLSATLRDAGPLLGRP, from the coding sequence ATGGCCGCACCCGATGGACCCCTCGTGGTGGGCGTGGATTCCTCCACGCAGTCCACCAAGGCGCTCGTGGTGGATGCCGCCACCGGCACGGTGGTGGCGCGCGGCCAGGCGCCGCACGTGGTGACCGCGGAGGGCGACAGCGACCCCGAGCAGTGGTGGCAGGCGCTGGGCGAGGCCCTGGACCAGTGCGGTCCGGTGGTGCGGGAGGCCGCGGCGGTCTCGGTGGCCGGGCAGCAGCACGGCCTGGTGACGCTGGACGCGGACGGCCTCCCGGTCCGCAACGCGCTGCTGTGGAACGACACCCGTTCGGCTCCGCAGCGCGACCGGCTGGTCGAGGAACTGGGCGGGGCGGCCTGGTGGGCGGAGCGCACCGGCAGCGTGCCGGCCACCTCGTTCACGGCCACCAAGTGGGCCTGGCTGCGCGAGCACGAGCCGCGGGCGGCGGCCGCCACCCGGGCGGTGCGGCTGCCGCACGACTATCTGACCGGGCGGCTGACCGGGCAGGGGGTGAGCGGGGGCACCACCGATCGCGGTGACGCCTCGGGCAGCGGCTGGTGGTCCTCGGCGAGCGAGTCCTACGACGCGGAGATCCTGGCCCACATCGGCCTGGACCCCGCCGCGCTGCCGCGTGTGGTGGCGGCCGGTGAGCCGGCGGGGACGGTGCGGTCCGGGCTGCCGCTGCCCGAGGGCATCCTGGTGGCGGGCGGCACCGGCGACAACATGGCGGGCGCGCTGGGGCTCGGCCTGGCGCCCGGGCAGCCGGTCCTGAGCCTGGGCACCTCGGGCACGGTGTACGCGGTCTCCGAGCGGCGGCCGGCGGACGGCAGCGGCGTGGTGGCCGGGTTCGCGGACGCGGGGCGGCACTGGCTGCCGCTGGCCTGCACGCTCAACTGCACGGTGGCGGTGGACCGGTTCGCGGCCCTGCTGGGCCGCGAGCGCGAGGAGGTGGAGAGCGGCGGCGAGGCCGTGGTGCTGCCGTTCCTCGACGGTGAGCGCACCCCGGACCTGCCGTACGCGAGTGGGCTGCTGACCGGCCTGCGGCACGACACGAGCGGCGGCCAGGTGTTGCAGGCGGCCTACGACGGGGCGGTGTTCGCCCTCCTGGAGGCGCTGGACCGGGTCCTGGACGAGGACGCCGACCCGGCGGCGCCGATCCTGCTGATCGGCGGCGGAGCGCGCGGGGTGGCCTGGCGTGAGACGGTACGCCGGCTGTCCGGGCGTCCGGTCGTCGTTCCCCGGGCCCAGGAACTGGTCGCTCTGGGCGCGGCGGCCCAGGCGGCGGGCCTGCTGCTGGGCCGCGAGGCGGCGGCGGTGGCCCGGGAGTGGGACACCGCGCAGGGCCCGGCGTACGCGGCGGTGGAGCGCGACGAGGCGGCGCTGGAGCGGCTGTCGGCGACGCTGCGTGACGCGGGCCCGCTGCTGGGCCGCCCTTGA
- a CDS encoding ROK family transcriptional regulator: protein MTPRSPQSQAQLRQHNLSRVLHSLADQGALSRAEVAGRIGLTRAAVSTLVDELLRGGLLSERGPGRSGSVGRPGSQLLLANRGPCGFGAEIGVDHLTVCAMDLRGTVRARLERRLRLEGSDPVPVLAELASLLEALAAEAGALGLWPAGLAVAVPGLVARGTATITRAPNLGWSEVDLAPLLPSGAFPLRVDNEANYGALAELWGDPGADGPGSFVHVSARIGIGAAIVVDGAVLRGAHGFAGELGHVPVRPGGPLCSCGARGCLETYAGEAALLRAAGLDLRGDPGERTGELADRCTAQDPAALRAVRQAGTALGIALSGAVNLLDPQRVVIGGSLARLTPWLLPPVRRELARRTMLTAGGRTTETPVTGSLIGPAGPLLGAARSAVRGALDKPARLLAPPGGGLMA from the coding sequence TTGACGCCCAGATCCCCGCAGTCCCAGGCGCAGTTGCGGCAGCACAACCTCTCGCGGGTGCTGCATTCCCTCGCCGACCAGGGAGCGCTGTCGCGCGCGGAAGTGGCCGGGCGGATCGGGCTGACCAGAGCGGCGGTGTCCACGCTGGTGGACGAGTTGCTGCGGGGCGGGCTGCTCAGCGAGCGCGGCCCCGGCCGGTCCGGGTCGGTGGGGCGCCCGGGCAGCCAACTGCTGCTCGCGAACCGGGGGCCGTGCGGGTTCGGGGCCGAGATCGGGGTCGATCACCTGACGGTGTGTGCGATGGATCTGCGCGGTACGGTGCGGGCCCGCCTGGAGCGGCGGCTGCGGCTGGAGGGCAGCGATCCGGTGCCGGTGCTGGCCGAACTGGCCTCGCTGCTGGAGGCGCTGGCCGCCGAGGCCGGCGCGCTCGGCCTGTGGCCGGCGGGGCTGGCGGTGGCGGTGCCGGGACTGGTGGCCCGGGGCACCGCGACCATCACCCGGGCGCCCAACCTGGGGTGGAGCGAGGTGGATCTCGCGCCGCTGCTGCCGTCGGGAGCGTTCCCGCTGAGGGTCGACAACGAGGCCAACTACGGGGCGCTGGCCGAGCTGTGGGGGGATCCGGGCGCGGACGGGCCCGGCAGCTTCGTCCATGTGTCCGCCCGGATCGGGATCGGGGCCGCGATCGTGGTCGACGGGGCCGTGCTGCGCGGCGCGCACGGTTTCGCGGGCGAGTTGGGCCATGTTCCGGTGCGGCCCGGTGGGCCGCTGTGCTCGTGCGGCGCCCGGGGCTGCCTGGAGACCTATGCCGGAGAGGCGGCGCTGTTGCGCGCCGCGGGGCTGGACCTCCGGGGCGATCCCGGGGAGCGTACCGGTGAACTGGCCGACCGCTGCACGGCGCAGGACCCGGCCGCGCTGCGGGCGGTGCGGCAGGCGGGTACGGCACTGGGCATCGCGCTGTCGGGGGCGGTCAATCTGCTGGATCCGCAGCGGGTGGTGATCGGCGGTTCGCTGGCGCGGCTCACGCCCTGGCTGCTGCCGCCGGTCCGCCGGGAGCTGGCGCGCCGCACCATGCTGACGGCGGGCGGCCGTACCACCGAGACGCCGGTGACCGGTTCGCTGATCGGCCCGGCGGGGCCGCTGTTGGGGGCGGCGCGCAGCGCGGTGCGGGGCGCGCTGGACAAGCCCGCCCGGCTGCTGGCGCCGCCCGGGGGCGGTCTGATGGCCTGA
- a CDS encoding bestrophin-like domain — MSDWFTLLLLIIATCAVIFVIVQLRHRRATVHDQAADPSETPDVIEYMTMMVGVVYAIVLGLAIAGVWEERGAAEEWVRQEAQALHELGERAQAFPAASQEGVRESVQAYVGYTVDEEWPYMIDNEGLSEEGDLLFAAVRQSVAALEPFTAPESYAYEGMHHQLATASEARTSRGMSAESTLPGVVWLGLITGAVVVVGMLFALQIRRTGRELLLAGLFSALIVFLLYLIWHFDAPFARGLSDSTEAFRTLFPQVLPDE, encoded by the coding sequence TTGTCCGACTGGTTCACTCTCCTGCTCCTGATCATCGCCACCTGCGCGGTGATCTTCGTGATCGTGCAGCTGCGGCACCGCCGCGCGACCGTCCACGATCAAGCGGCCGATCCGTCCGAAACCCCGGACGTGATCGAGTACATGACGATGATGGTGGGCGTGGTGTACGCCATCGTGCTCGGACTGGCCATCGCCGGTGTCTGGGAGGAACGCGGCGCGGCCGAGGAGTGGGTGCGCCAGGAGGCCCAGGCGCTGCACGAACTCGGCGAGCGCGCCCAGGCGTTCCCCGCCGCGAGTCAGGAGGGCGTACGGGAGTCCGTGCAGGCGTACGTCGGTTACACGGTCGACGAGGAGTGGCCGTACATGATCGACAACGAAGGGCTGAGCGAGGAGGGCGATCTGCTGTTCGCCGCGGTGCGGCAGAGCGTGGCCGCGCTGGAGCCGTTCACGGCCCCGGAGAGCTACGCGTACGAGGGCATGCACCATCAGCTGGCGACCGCCTCGGAGGCGCGCACCTCCCGGGGGATGAGCGCGGAGTCCACGCTGCCGGGCGTGGTGTGGCTGGGGCTGATCACCGGGGCCGTCGTGGTGGTGGGGATGCTGTTCGCGCTCCAGATCCGCCGCACCGGGCGCGAATTGCTGCTGGCGGGGCTCTTCAGCGCGCTGATCGTGTTCCTGCTGTATCTCATCTGGCATTTCGACGCCCCGTTCGCCCGTGGGCTCTCCGACTCGACGGAGGCGTTCCGCACCCTCTTCCCGCAGGTACTGCCCGATGAGTAA
- a CDS encoding SAM-dependent methyltransferase, with protein MSHENTASEQGKSTFIDTSKPSIARVYDAVLGGKDHYDVDRVVADQVRVTMPHIGDVGQYNRQILGRIVRYLAAEAGIRQFIDLGAGLPTLENTHQVAQRHAPDARVVYVDNDPIVLAHGQALLQVDDQTAVVTADLRDPQGVLGHPDVRRLIDFSQPVGVLLIGILHHLHDDEDPKGIVQSYMSAVPSGSYLAITCFSDTGPEARAVEETMLEFLGTGRFRTMAEIEDYFEGYDLQEPGVVALPQWRPEQPVDEPLSVAQRLMSGGIAYKK; from the coding sequence ATGTCACACGAGAACACCGCCTCCGAGCAGGGCAAGTCCACTTTCATCGATACCAGCAAGCCGAGCATCGCACGGGTGTACGACGCTGTCCTCGGTGGCAAGGACCATTACGACGTCGACCGGGTCGTCGCCGACCAGGTGCGGGTCACCATGCCGCACATCGGCGACGTGGGTCAGTACAACCGGCAGATCCTGGGCAGGATCGTCCGGTATCTGGCCGCCGAGGCCGGCATACGCCAGTTCATCGATCTCGGCGCGGGGCTGCCGACCCTGGAGAACACCCACCAGGTGGCGCAGCGGCACGCCCCCGACGCGCGCGTGGTCTACGTCGACAACGACCCGATCGTGCTCGCCCACGGTCAGGCGCTGCTCCAGGTCGATGACCAGACGGCCGTGGTCACGGCGGACCTGCGCGACCCGCAGGGGGTGCTCGGCCACCCCGATGTGCGGCGGCTGATCGACTTCTCACAGCCGGTCGGGGTGCTGCTGATCGGCATCCTGCACCACTTGCACGACGACGAGGACCCCAAGGGGATCGTCCAGTCGTACATGTCGGCGGTACCGTCCGGCAGTTACCTGGCCATCACCTGCTTCAGCGACACGGGCCCGGAGGCCCGCGCCGTGGAGGAGACGATGCTGGAGTTCCTGGGCACCGGCCGGTTCCGCACGATGGCGGAGATCGAGGACTACTTCGAGGGGTACGACCTCCAGGAGCCCGGCGTGGTGGCCCTGCCGCAGTGGCGCCCCGAGCAGCCGGTCGACGAGCCGCTGAGCGTGGCGCAGCGGCTGATGAGCGGTGGCATCGCGTACAAGAAGTAG
- a CDS encoding MsnO8 family LLM class oxidoreductase, with translation MDATTRTVRWSVLDRALIRRGQSAAGALRETVEFAAEIERLGYRRFWVAEHHAVPGIAGSAPTVLAAAVAAATSRIRVGTGGVMLPNHRPLVVAEQFGVLEALFPGRIDMGLGRSVGFTGPVRRALGVDKSAADRFDEQLTELLSYFGERTTGGAALTAMPSQGLRVPAHLLAVGSGAEIAAAHGLPVVMALHADTDRTVAALERYRAGFRPSPQQSRPYVLLAVNAAVAATHEEAALLQLPEAWATARSRIDGVFPPLDPPREIAARSMTERERGYVEQTRAGQLYGDAPAMAARLDALIARTGADEVLVTLNTHDPADRLDSYRRLAALAALPGGAA, from the coding sequence GTGGATGCGACGACGAGGACGGTGCGCTGGTCGGTGCTGGACCGGGCGCTGATCAGGCGCGGGCAGAGTGCCGCCGGGGCGCTGCGGGAGACGGTGGAGTTCGCGGCCGAGATCGAACGGCTCGGCTACCGGCGGTTCTGGGTCGCGGAACACCACGCGGTGCCGGGCATCGCCGGCTCCGCGCCCACCGTGCTGGCCGCGGCCGTGGCGGCCGCCACCTCCCGCATCAGGGTCGGGACGGGCGGGGTGATGCTCCCCAACCACCGGCCGCTGGTGGTCGCCGAGCAGTTCGGCGTGCTGGAGGCGCTCTTCCCGGGCCGCATCGACATGGGGCTCGGCCGCTCGGTCGGCTTCACCGGGCCGGTCCGCCGCGCCCTCGGTGTCGACAAGTCGGCCGCCGACCGCTTCGACGAACAACTCACCGAGCTGCTGAGCTACTTCGGGGAGCGGACCACCGGTGGTGCGGCCCTGACCGCGATGCCCTCCCAGGGGCTGCGGGTCCCGGCCCATCTGCTGGCGGTCGGCTCCGGCGCGGAGATCGCCGCCGCCCACGGGCTGCCCGTGGTGATGGCCCTGCACGCCGACACCGACCGGACCGTGGCCGCGCTGGAGCGCTACCGGGCCGGCTTCCGGCCCTCCCCACAGCAGTCGCGGCCGTACGTCCTGCTCGCCGTCAACGCCGCCGTCGCCGCGACCCACGAGGAGGCGGCACTGCTCCAGCTCCCCGAGGCGTGGGCCACCGCCCGCTCCCGGATCGACGGGGTCTTCCCGCCGCTGGACCCGCCCCGGGAGATCGCCGCCCGCTCGATGACCGAGCGCGAGCGCGGCTACGTCGAGCAGACCAGGGCCGGTCAGCTGTACGGGGACGCGCCCGCGATGGCCGCGCGGCTCGACGCGCTGATCGCGCGGACCGGCGCGGACGAGGTGCTGGTCACGCTCAACACCCACGATCCGGCCGACCGCCTCGACTCCTACCGCCGGCTGGCCGCGCTCGCCGCTCTGCCCGGCGGCGCGGCTTGA
- a CDS encoding response regulator, with protein MTIRVLLVDDDPLVRAGLRLMLGAAPDLRVVGEAADGAEVGALVARLAPDVVLMDIRMPGTDGLTATEALRAAPDPPEVVVLTTFHADDQVLQALRAGAAGYVLKDTPPAEIVEAVRRVAAGDPVLSPAVTRRLIGTLTSAGRDTRRARRRLDSLAEREREVAVAVGRGLSNAEIAAALYLSVPTVKAYVSRVLTKLELNNRVQIALLAQDAGVIDRES; from the coding sequence ATGACGATCCGGGTACTCCTCGTGGACGACGATCCGCTGGTCCGTGCCGGGCTGCGGCTGATGCTCGGCGCCGCCCCCGACCTGCGGGTGGTGGGGGAGGCGGCGGACGGCGCGGAGGTCGGCGCGCTGGTGGCGCGGCTGGCGCCCGACGTGGTGCTGATGGACATCAGGATGCCGGGGACGGACGGGCTCACCGCCACCGAGGCCCTGCGCGCCGCGCCCGACCCGCCCGAGGTGGTGGTGCTGACCACCTTCCACGCCGATGACCAGGTGCTGCAGGCGCTGCGCGCCGGGGCGGCCGGCTACGTCCTCAAGGACACCCCGCCCGCCGAGATCGTCGAGGCCGTACGCCGGGTCGCCGCCGGTGACCCGGTGCTCTCCCCGGCCGTCACCCGGCGGCTGATCGGCACCCTCACCAGCGCCGGACGCGACACCCGCCGCGCCCGCCGCCGGCTGGACTCCCTCGCGGAGCGCGAACGGGAGGTCGCCGTCGCGGTCGGCCGCGGACTGTCCAACGCCGAGATCGCCGCCGCCCTGTATCTGAGCGTCCCCACCGTCAAGGCGTACGTCTCCCGCGTCCTCACCAAGCTGGAGCTGAACAACCGGGTGCAGATCGCGCTGCTCGCCCAGGACGCCGGCGTCATCGACCGGGAATCCTGA
- a CDS encoding sensor histidine kinase, giving the protein MVTRSRRDWIVDITAIAVAACFSVLTSGVLFGEVRHPHWLLVLDQIAAAGACAALWLRRRHPFALALVLVVLSAFSHFMGGPLWVALFTAAVHCRPRAVALLVGIQLLLRPIGLALRPESQVPDELALAASLVAMTAVISWGMTVRYRRRLIATLYEQAQRATRESIAREMHDVLAHRLSLLSVHAGALEYAAGASPQDVRRAAGVIRSSSHQALEELRDVIGVLRAAPGEEPSTDGTRPQPTHRELPRLAQESRLAGARVTLDQRLAPPDADALPENTGRTVYRIVQEGLTNARKHAPGAETTVTVDGARGTGVTVEIRNPLGAPQRPGARLIPGSGRGLTGLHERVALAGGRIEAGRDRGHFRLHAWLPWPP; this is encoded by the coding sequence ATGGTCACCCGCAGCAGACGCGACTGGATCGTCGACATCACCGCCATCGCCGTCGCCGCCTGCTTCTCCGTACTCACCTCCGGGGTGCTCTTCGGCGAGGTGCGCCATCCGCACTGGCTGCTGGTCCTCGACCAGATCGCGGCCGCCGGGGCCTGCGCCGCCCTGTGGCTGCGCCGCCGCCACCCCTTCGCGCTCGCCCTCGTCCTCGTCGTGCTGAGCGCCTTCTCGCACTTCATGGGCGGCCCGCTGTGGGTGGCGCTGTTCACCGCCGCCGTCCACTGCCGGCCCCGCGCGGTGGCCCTGCTGGTCGGCATCCAGCTCCTTCTGCGCCCCATCGGGCTGGCGCTGCGCCCCGAGTCCCAGGTCCCGGACGAACTGGCCCTCGCCGCCTCGCTGGTGGCGATGACCGCCGTCATCAGCTGGGGGATGACCGTACGGTACCGGCGCCGGCTGATCGCCACTCTCTACGAGCAGGCCCAGCGCGCCACCCGGGAGAGCATCGCCCGCGAGATGCACGACGTCCTCGCCCACCGGCTCTCGCTGCTCAGCGTCCACGCGGGCGCCCTGGAGTACGCCGCGGGGGCCTCACCGCAGGACGTGCGGCGGGCCGCCGGGGTGATCCGGTCATCCTCCCACCAGGCCCTGGAAGAACTGCGCGACGTCATCGGCGTGCTGCGCGCCGCCCCCGGGGAGGAACCGAGCACCGACGGCACCCGCCCACAGCCCACCCACCGCGAACTGCCGCGGCTGGCCCAGGAGTCCCGGCTGGCCGGTGCCCGCGTCACCCTGGACCAGCGGCTGGCCCCACCCGACGCCGACGCGTTGCCGGAGAACACCGGACGCACGGTGTACCGGATCGTCCAGGAAGGGCTCACCAACGCCCGCAAGCACGCCCCCGGCGCCGAGACCACCGTCACGGTGGACGGCGCGCGCGGCACCGGCGTCACCGTCGAGATCCGCAACCCGCTCGGCGCCCCGCAACGCCCCGGCGCCCGGCTGATCCCGGGATCGGGGCGCGGCCTGACGGGACTGCACGAACGGGTGGCGCTCGCGGGCGGCCGGATCGAGGCCGGCCGGGACCGGGGACACTTCCGGCTGCACGCCTGGCTACCGTGGCCCCCATGA
- a CDS encoding ABC transporter ATP-binding protein yields the protein MPDPTAPTPAVPVPALDLTAITAGYERRPPVVRDISLRVAEGEAVGLLGPSGCGKSTLARVAALLHRPRSGTVHLAGQPATGFRHRAPRALRTRVGVVFQQPRQAADPRLTLHDLIAEPLRATADTAALPDRVAALADATGLGAELLHRHPHQVSDGQLQRACLARALVLRPALLICDEMTAMLDASTTAALVAVVEDYRRETGAALLAVGHDRVLLRRWCDRVEDFPLPLTPAA from the coding sequence ATGCCTGACCCCACGGCACCGACCCCCGCCGTACCCGTGCCCGCGCTCGACCTCACCGCGATCACCGCCGGTTACGAGCGCCGCCCCCCGGTCGTCCGCGACATCTCGCTGCGGGTCGCGGAGGGCGAGGCGGTGGGCCTGCTCGGCCCCTCCGGCTGCGGCAAATCCACCCTGGCCCGGGTCGCCGCCCTGCTGCACCGCCCCCGCTCCGGCACCGTGCACCTGGCCGGACAACCGGCCACCGGCTTCCGGCACCGCGCCCCGCGGGCCCTGCGCACCCGCGTCGGCGTCGTCTTCCAGCAGCCCCGGCAGGCCGCCGACCCCCGTCTCACCCTCCACGACCTGATCGCCGAACCGCTGCGCGCCACCGCCGACACCGCCGCGCTGCCCGACCGCGTCGCCGCCCTCGCCGACGCCACCGGACTCGGCGCCGAACTGCTGCACCGCCACCCGCACCAGGTCAGCGACGGACAACTGCAGCGTGCCTGCCTGGCCCGCGCGCTCGTCCTGCGCCCCGCCCTGCTGATCTGTGACGAGATGACGGCGATGCTGGACGCCTCCACCACCGCCGCGCTGGTGGCCGTCGTCGAGGACTACCGGCGCGAGACCGGCGCCGCGCTGCTCGCGGTCGGCCACGACCGGGTGCTGCTGCGACGCTGGTGCGACCGGGTCGAGGACTTCCCGCTCCCGCTCACCCCGGCCGCCTGA
- a CDS encoding ABC transporter ATP-binding protein: MPGGADIAAVDDVSFDLAAGECLALVGESGCGKSVLAGALLGLLPGNARTRGSALLAPDPAAPGSGARPLDLLAADERTLARTVRGRRLGLVPQSPADHLTPVRTVRSHLRETIRALHGTRGAALAAATEAAAARAAFPADHLDRYPHQLSGGLAQRAATALALVGDAPLLIADEPTTGLDRDLVARTVGELRRHTDDGRGLLVITHDLAAAERVADRVAVMYAGRIVELTPAARFFGTPGPRHPYAAGLLGALPERDFTPIPGQPPGLDALPAGCAFAPRCARATALCAEQPELIEGTACHHLPEPADA, encoded by the coding sequence ATGCCCGGCGGGGCAGACATCGCCGCCGTCGACGACGTCTCCTTCGACCTCGCCGCCGGGGAGTGCCTGGCCCTGGTGGGGGAGAGCGGCTGCGGCAAATCCGTCCTCGCCGGGGCGCTCCTGGGACTGCTGCCCGGCAACGCCCGCACCCGGGGCAGCGCCCTCCTCGCCCCGGACCCGGCGGCCCCCGGGAGCGGTGCCCGGCCGCTGGACCTGCTGGCCGCCGACGAGCGCACCCTCGCCCGTACGGTACGGGGCCGCCGGCTGGGCCTGGTGCCGCAGAGCCCGGCCGACCACCTCACCCCGGTGCGCACCGTGCGCTCCCACCTGCGCGAGACCATCCGCGCGCTGCACGGCACCCGTGGCGCTGCCCTCGCCGCCGCCACCGAGGCGGCGGCCGCCCGCGCCGCCTTCCCCGCCGACCACCTCGACCGCTACCCGCACCAGCTCTCCGGCGGCCTCGCCCAGCGCGCCGCCACCGCCCTCGCCCTGGTCGGTGACGCCCCGCTGCTCATCGCCGACGAACCCACCACGGGGCTCGACCGCGACCTCGTCGCCCGCACCGTCGGCGAACTGCGCCGCCACACCGACGACGGACGCGGCCTGCTCGTCATCACCCACGACCTGGCCGCCGCCGAACGCGTCGCCGACCGGGTCGCCGTCATGTACGCCGGCCGCATCGTCGAACTCACCCCGGCCGCCCGCTTCTTCGGCACGCCCGGCCCCCGCCACCCGTACGCCGCCGGGCTGCTGGGCGCCCTGCCGGAACGGGACTTCACCCCCATCCCGGGGCAACCCCCGGGACTCGACGCCCTGCCCGCGGGCTGCGCCTTCGCCCCGCGCTGCGCCCGTGCCACCGCCCTGTGCGCCGAACAGCCCGAGCTGATCGAGGGCACGGCCTGCCACCACCTCCCGGAGCCCGCCGATGCCTGA
- a CDS encoding ABC transporter permease, with translation MTDTHTDLPWREPAATARRRGTRTVRVWSAGVPAAAAGAAALLVPLFAPLDQQAVDLTAKLLAPSADHPFGTDEVGRDILLRSVHGLRVSLLVGITAALVASVLGLLVGAAAGALGGRTDRLVMRAVDTFTAVPHLLMGIFIVAMFRPGIWPVIASVGLTHWVSTARIVRAEVLSLRSRPYIDAAISGGASRLRVARRHLVPAVLPQAGLAAVLMVPHAIWHESALSFLGLGIPAHQASLGTMINGARGSLLTGEWWPTLFPGLFIIVPTLAIAGLAGVWRERINPRRRSELVL, from the coding sequence ATGACCGACACCCACACCGACCTCCCCTGGCGGGAACCGGCCGCCACCGCCCGGCGGCGCGGCACCCGCACCGTACGCGTCTGGTCCGCCGGCGTGCCGGCCGCCGCCGCGGGCGCGGCCGCCCTGCTCGTCCCGCTGTTCGCCCCGCTCGACCAGCAGGCCGTGGACCTGACCGCCAAGCTGCTGGCACCCTCCGCCGACCACCCCTTCGGCACCGACGAGGTGGGCCGCGACATCCTGCTGCGCTCCGTCCACGGACTGCGCGTGTCCCTGCTGGTCGGCATCACCGCCGCCCTCGTCGCCTCGGTGCTCGGCCTGCTCGTCGGCGCCGCAGCCGGAGCCCTCGGCGGGCGCACCGACCGCCTCGTGATGCGCGCCGTGGACACCTTCACCGCCGTGCCGCACCTGCTCATGGGCATCTTCATCGTCGCGATGTTCCGCCCCGGGATCTGGCCCGTGATCGCCTCGGTGGGCCTTACCCACTGGGTCTCCACCGCCCGCATCGTGCGGGCCGAAGTGCTGTCGCTGCGCTCGCGCCCCTACATCGACGCGGCCATCTCCGGCGGCGCCTCCCGCCTGCGGGTCGCCCGCCGCCACCTGGTGCCCGCCGTCCTGCCCCAGGCCGGGCTCGCCGCCGTGCTGATGGTGCCGCACGCCATCTGGCACGAATCCGCGCTGTCCTTCCTCGGCCTGGGCATCCCCGCCCACCAGGCGAGCCTGGGCACCATGATCAACGGCGCCCGTGGTTCCCTGCTCACCGGAGAGTGGTGGCCCACCCTCTTCCCGGGGCTGTTCATCATCGTGCCCACCCTCGCCATCGCCGGACTGGCCGGCGTGTGGCGGGAGCGGATCAACCCGCGCCGCCGATCGGAGCTGGTGCTGTGA